Proteins co-encoded in one Chitinophagales bacterium genomic window:
- the hisC gene encoding histidinol-phosphate transaminase — MNTIQHLIRPNIQKMTAYSSARSEFKGKANVFLDANENPFDTGLNRYPDPLQWKVKSEISKLKNIVIQSIFLGNGSDEVIDLLIRIFCEPRKDAIMVLPPTYGMYEVSAAISDVEVQRVLLTADYQLDVKAILEAVKDNTKLLFVCSPNNPTGNCFTLEAIEALLEGFEGIVVVDEAYIDFASEASCVYLLKKYVNLVVMQTFSKAWGLAGIRLGMAFASEEIIDVLNKVKPPYNVNRLTQNAALRAMQNVDRYRKERNAILHERNVLTRALQQFSFVEKVHASDANFLLVKVKAAQELYDYLTSKGIIVRNRSKVVLCEGCLRITVGTETENLEVLAALAGYVGKEL, encoded by the coding sequence ATGAATACAATACAGCATCTTATTCGCCCCAATATCCAAAAAATGACTGCTTATTCTTCTGCTCGAAGTGAGTTCAAAGGAAAAGCAAATGTTTTTTTGGATGCCAATGAAAATCCATTCGATACAGGTTTGAATCGGTATCCCGACCCACTTCAATGGAAAGTGAAATCAGAAATTTCCAAGTTAAAGAACATTGTAATTCAAAGTATATTTTTGGGAAACGGTAGTGATGAGGTGATTGACCTGTTGATTCGCATTTTTTGTGAGCCGAGAAAGGATGCCATCATGGTTTTGCCACCGACTTATGGAATGTATGAAGTTTCGGCGGCAATTTCGGATGTGGAAGTACAAAGGGTTTTGTTGACTGCTGATTACCAATTGGATGTAAAAGCAATTTTGGAGGCAGTGAAAGACAATACCAAGTTGTTATTTGTTTGCAGCCCCAACAATCCCACTGGAAATTGTTTTACTTTGGAAGCAATTGAAGCGTTGTTGGAGGGTTTTGAAGGGATTGTAGTGGTGGACGAGGCCTACATAGATTTTGCATCAGAAGCAAGTTGTGTGTATTTGTTGAAGAAATACGTGAATTTGGTGGTGATGCAGACTTTTTCTAAGGCATGGGGTTTGGCAGGTATTCGCTTGGGAATGGCTTTTGCGTCTGAGGAGATTATTGACGTTTTGAACAAAGTGAAACCGCCTTATAATGTGAACCGATTGACTCAAAATGCGGCACTGAGGGCCATGCAGAATGTGGATCGGTATAGAAAGGAGCGCAATGCTATTTTGCACGAGCGAAATGTACTGACGAGGGCATTGCAGCAGTTTTCTTTTGTGGAAAAAGTCCATGCTTCTGATGCCAATTTTTTGTTGGTGAAGGTGAAAGCGGCTCAGGAATTGTACGATTATTTGACTTCAAAGGGAATTATCGTTCGTAATCGCTCGAAAGTGGTTTTGTGTGAAGGGTGTTTGCGAATAACGGTTGGGACGGAGACGGAGAATTTGGAGGTTTTGGCGGCTTTGGCGGGATATGTGGGTAAGGAATTATGA
- the hisD gene encoding histidinol dehydrogenase, translating to MKLYIKPKSKELQKILQRPSMDYSDLEDKVSQILEEVKAKGEESVIRFTELFDGVILDTLQVSTAEFEAAEQQVAEDLKQAIQTAKSNIERFHQSQKTASIEVIETMEGIRCWRKSVGIQKVGLYIPGGTAPLFSTVLMLGIPAKIAECEEVILCSPPRKDGTLHPAILYAAKLVGISKVFKVGGVQAIAAMAYGTESIPAVYKIFGPGNQYVTLAKQLVTKEGIAIDMPAGPSEVMVVADETAVAAFVAADLLSQAEHGADSQVVLVAFEEELVRNVQFEINRQLEVLPRKDIAAKALQNSLAIIAEDREAALEMVNEYAPEHLIVSLQNARDFAEKVVNAGSVFIGNYSPESVGDYASGTNHTLPTNGFAKAFSGVSLDSFVKKITFQELTPKGLQNIAATVETMALAEELMGHQKAVEIRRIG from the coding sequence ATGAAACTATACATAAAACCCAAATCAAAGGAACTGCAAAAAATCCTTCAAAGACCTTCAATGGATTATTCGGATTTGGAGGACAAGGTCAGTCAGATTTTGGAGGAAGTGAAGGCAAAAGGAGAGGAGTCGGTCATACGATTTACGGAGTTGTTTGATGGAGTAATTTTGGACACATTGCAGGTAAGTACGGCAGAATTTGAAGCGGCGGAACAGCAAGTTGCGGAGGATTTGAAGCAAGCGATTCAAACTGCAAAGAGCAATATTGAACGGTTTCACCAAAGCCAAAAAACAGCTTCCATTGAAGTCATCGAAACCATGGAAGGCATTCGCTGTTGGCGCAAAAGTGTGGGGATTCAAAAAGTGGGTTTGTACATTCCTGGTGGTACAGCTCCTTTGTTTTCAACGGTTTTGATGCTGGGAATACCTGCAAAAATAGCGGAATGTGAGGAGGTGATTTTGTGTTCGCCTCCTCGAAAAGACGGTACTTTGCATCCTGCTATCTTGTATGCTGCAAAACTCGTAGGTATCTCCAAAGTCTTCAAAGTAGGTGGCGTTCAAGCGATTGCGGCAATGGCTTACGGAACGGAAAGCATTCCTGCTGTGTATAAGATTTTTGGGCCAGGGAATCAATATGTCACCCTCGCCAAACAGTTGGTTACGAAAGAGGGCATTGCGATTGATATGCCCGCAGGCCCTTCGGAGGTGATGGTAGTGGCGGACGAAACGGCTGTTGCTGCTTTTGTGGCGGCGGATTTGTTGTCGCAAGCCGAGCATGGGGCGGATAGTCAGGTGGTTTTGGTGGCTTTTGAAGAAGAATTGGTGCGGAACGTTCAGTTTGAAATCAATCGTCAATTGGAGGTTTTGCCCCGCAAGGACATTGCTGCAAAGGCATTGCAGAATAGCTTGGCAATCATTGCAGAAGATAGAGAAGCGGCTTTGGAAATGGTGAACGAATATGCCCCTGAACATTTGATTGTGTCGCTTCAAAATGCACGAGATTTTGCAGAAAAAGTGGTCAATGCTGGTTCTGTTTTTATCGGCAATTATTCTCCCGAATCGGTTGGTGACTATGCTTCTGGTACGAATCATACTTTGCCGACCAATGGTTTTGCCAAGGCGTTTAGTGGGGTATCACTGGATTCTTTTGTCAAAAAAATCACCTTCCAAGAATTGACTCCCAAAGGATTGCAGAACATCGCTGCAACGGTGGAAACGATGGCTTTGGCGGAGGAGTTGATGGGACATCAGAAGGCGGTGGAAATTCGGAGAATTGGATAA
- the hisG gene encoding ATP phosphoribosyltransferase: MQQKLKIAIQKSGRLSEDSRQLLEECGIQIKNGKNKLIAPAVNFPLDILYLRDDDIPQYVEDGTADIGIVGENVVYEESKEAKVVWSLGFGKCRLSLAIPKSETFTDITYFQDKKIATSYPQILGDYLQKKGVTADIHKISGSVEIAPGIGLADAIADLVSSGSTLFSNGLKEVEVILKSEAVLIANRKLESTKQQILDKLLFRIKAVQKANKNKYILLNAPNDALEIIKTILPGMKSPTIMPLAEAGWSSVHSVIAEDEFWEVIDRLREAGGQGILVIPIEKMIL, encoded by the coding sequence ATGCAGCAAAAACTAAAAATTGCCATTCAAAAATCGGGTAGACTCAGTGAAGATTCCAGACAACTCTTGGAAGAATGTGGTATTCAAATCAAAAACGGCAAAAACAAACTCATTGCACCAGCCGTTAATTTCCCTTTGGATATCTTGTACTTACGTGACGATGATATTCCGCAATATGTCGAAGACGGAACTGCCGACATCGGTATTGTGGGGGAAAATGTGGTTTATGAAGAAAGCAAAGAAGCAAAGGTCGTTTGGAGCTTGGGTTTTGGAAAATGCCGTCTATCTTTAGCAATTCCTAAAAGTGAAACGTTTACAGACATCACCTATTTTCAAGACAAAAAAATAGCCACATCTTATCCTCAGATTTTGGGTGATTATCTTCAAAAGAAGGGCGTGACCGCAGACATTCACAAAATCAGCGGCTCGGTCGAAATTGCGCCGGGTATTGGTCTGGCGGATGCGATTGCAGATTTGGTAAGTTCGGGTAGTACGCTGTTTAGCAATGGATTGAAGGAAGTAGAGGTGATTTTGAAGTCAGAGGCTGTTTTGATTGCCAACAGAAAATTAGAATCCACGAAACAGCAAATTTTGGACAAATTGTTGTTCAGAATCAAAGCAGTACAAAAAGCCAATAAGAATAAATACATTCTACTCAATGCACCCAACGATGCGCTCGAAATAATCAAAACAATCTTACCTGGTATGAAATCACCTACGATTATGCCTTTGGCAGAAGCGGGTTGGAGTTCGGTTCATTCGGTGATTGCAGAGGATGAATTTTGGGAGGTGATTGACCGATTGCGGGAAGCTGGGGGTCAAGGGATTTTGGTGATTCCGATTGAGAAGATGATACTGTGA
- a CDS encoding gliding motility lipoprotein GldH, which yields MKNILLLFLFVVVLQFSACKPALYKHFIDIPNNVWQKDNTVVFKVDMDKPVATADVRLAIRYVDGYLYDHLKVNVKRISPSNKKSEQELNIKMMDGNEGYIGEGMGDLWDLEQVLTDGFENFEESGTYQYEVSQTMKDDQFPLVVEVGLIVEEKTE from the coding sequence ATGAAAAACATCCTTTTATTGTTTCTTTTTGTTGTAGTTCTGCAATTTTCTGCTTGTAAACCTGCTTTGTACAAACACTTTATTGATATTCCGAACAATGTTTGGCAAAAAGACAATACGGTAGTATTTAAAGTTGACATGGATAAACCCGTGGCAACAGCAGATGTTCGACTCGCTATTCGGTATGTGGATGGATATTTGTACGACCACTTGAAGGTGAATGTCAAACGCATCAGCCCTTCGAATAAGAAATCAGAGCAAGAACTCAACATCAAAATGATGGACGGCAATGAGGGATATATCGGGGAAGGTATGGGTGACTTGTGGGATTTGGAACAAGTGCTTACAGATGGTTTTGAAAATTTTGAAGAATCAGGCACTTACCAATATGAGGTTTCGCAAACTATGAAAGACGATCAGTTTCCATTGGTAGTGGAAGTGGGCTTGATTGTGGAAGAAAAGACAGAATAA